The following coding sequences are from one Sardina pilchardus chromosome 16, fSarPil1.1, whole genome shotgun sequence window:
- the LOC134060439 gene encoding tripartite motif-containing protein 29-like, with translation MSTAGKIKEEPTQEFQPVLCDMCLDAQVPAMKTCLKCEISMCAQHLQAHLTTPVLLQTHPLTKPTAPGGLSSGAVRCPEHGKLLEYYCLDDRTCVCVSCSIEDQHRLHNMKTLPSAHKVLVEKLREEMIELAEREKQGEALKSWETKQTNALEVSTEYLVKRVAALRDIALTKVQRSVTARLGAIQTARQNIEAALSEEDAHMFLQKFAGVHEAVEKARAVDFIHGLEEEAERTEVVPDLLKNGH, from the coding sequence ATGTCTACTGCGGGAAAGATCAAGGAGGAACCCACGCAGGAGTTTCAACCGGTGCTTTGCGACATGTGTCTGGACGCCCAGGTGCCCGCTATGAAGACCTGCCTCAAGTGTGAGATCTCCATGTGTGCCCAGCACCTCCAGGCCCACCTCACCACGCCAGTCCTGCTGCAGACTCATCCCCTGACCAAGCCCACAGCGCCCGGGGGCCTGAGCTCTGGAGCCGTCCGCTGCCCGGAGCACGGCAAACTCCTCGAGTACTACTGCTTGGACGACcgcacctgcgtgtgtgtgtcctgctctaTCGAGGACCAACATCGGCTGCACAACATGAAGACCCTTCCCAGTGCTCACAAGGTGCTGGTGGAGAAGCTGAGGGAGGAGATGATAGAGCTGGCCGAGCGAGAGAAACAGGGCGAGGCACTGAAGAGCTGGGAGACTAAGCAAACAAATGCCCTGGAGGTATCCACCGAGTATCTGGTGAAGAGGGTGGCAGCACTACGTGATATTGCTCTCACCAAAGTGCAGAGGTCAGTCACAGCTCGTCTTGGAGCCATCCAAACAGCTCGACAGAACATAGAGGCAGCCCTATCAGAAGAAGATGCCCATATGTTTCTGCAGAAGTTTGCAGGAGTGCACGAAGCTGTGGAGAAAGCCCGCGCTGTAGACTTCATCCATGGATTAGAAGAGGAGGCAGAGCGCACCGAGGTCGTGCCAGACCTTCTCAAGAATGGGCATTAG
- the gmpr2 gene encoding GMP reductase 2, producing MPRIENDIKLDFKDVLLRPKRSTLKSRSEVNLTRSFTFRNSKGSYRGIPIVAANMDTVGTFEMAKALHQFTLFTAIHKHYSIDDWKEFAAKNPECLQSLAVSTGTGETDFERLTAILAAVPQLHYICVDVANGYSEHFVHFVKDVREKFPTHTIMAGNVVTGEMVEELILAGADIIKVGIGPGSVCTTRKKTGVGYPQLSAVIECADAAHGLGGHIISDGGCTCPGDVSKAFGAGADFVMLGGMLAGHDESGGEVIEKNGKKYKLFYGMSSDTAMKKHAGGVAEYRASEGKTVEVVYKGPVEATVRDVLGGVRSTCTYVGAGKLKELSRRTTFIRVTQQLNTVFGDI from the exons ATGCCTCGTATTGAGAATGACATCAAGCTTGACTTCAAGGACGTTCTGCTCCGGCCCAAGAGAAGCACTCTGAAGTCCCGCAGCGAG GTGAACCTGACGCGCAGCTTTACTTTCAGAAATTCCAAAGGAAGCTACCGTGGCATTCCCATCGTAGCAGCCAACATGGACACTGTGGGGACCTTTGAAATGGCCAAAGCTCTACACCAG TTCACCCTCTTCACTGCCATCCATAAACACTATTCTATTGACGACTGGAAAGAATTTGCTGCCAAAAATCCAGAATGCCTTCAG AGTTTGGCGGTCAGCACCGGCACAGGTGAGACGGACTTTGAGAGACTGACGGCCATTTTGGCAGCAGTGCCTCAGCTGCATTACATCTGTGTGGACGTGGCCAACGGCTACTCCGAGCACTTTGTGCATTTCGTCAAGGATGTGCGAGAAAAGTTCCCCACTCACACCATCATG GCAGGGAATGTGGTCACCGGAGAAATGGTGGAGGAACTTATCCTTGCTGGTGCAGACATCATCAAAGTGGGCATTGGACCAG GCTCTGTGTGCACCACACGCAAGAAGACCGGTGTGGGCTATCCCCAGCTGAGCGCTGTCATCGAGTGTGCAGACGCTGCTCATGGACTTGGAGGACACATTATCTCT GATGGTGGATGCACCTGCCCTGGTGATGTCTCCAAAGCTTTTG GAGCTGGGGCGGACTTTGTGATGCTCGGCGGCATGCTGGCCGGTCACGACGAGAGCGGAGGCGAAGTTATCGAGAAGAACGGCAAGAAGTACAAGCTGTTCTACGGCATGAGCTCCGACACAGCCATGAAGAAGCATGCAGGAGGGGTGGCAGAGTACAG ggcGTCTGAGGGGAAGACGGTGGAGGTGGTCTACAAGGGTCCCGTGGAGGCGACGGTGCGCGACGTGCTGGGCGGCGTCCGCTCCACCTGCACCTACGTGGGCGCGGGCAAGCTGAAGGAGCTCAGCCGCCGCACCACCTTCATCCGCGTCACCCAGCAGCTCAACACCGTCTTCGGCGACATCTAG
- the nedd8 gene encoding NEDD8: protein MLIKVKTLTGKEIEIDIEPTDKVERIKERVEEKEGIPPQQQRLIYSGKQMNDEKTAADYKIQGGSVLHLVLALRGGAICVKTQDMASMSAL from the exons ATGTTGATCAAAGTTAAG ACCCTCACTGGTAAAGAAATTGAAATTGACATAGAACCCACAGATAAG GTGGAGAGGAtcaaagagagagtggaggagaaagaggggataCCCCCTCAGCAGCAAAGACTCATCTACAGTGGAAAACAGAT GAATGATGAGAAGACAGCCGCCGACTACAAAATCCAGGGGGGATCGGTATTGCACTTGGTCTTGGCCTTACGAGGAGGAGCAATCTGTGTCAAAACTCAAGACATGGCCTCTATGTCAGCCTTGTAA